The genomic segment ATAGGAAATATTTCCATTCAACAATGCCAGACACAAACGCTGTAGGAAATCACGAAGGCGGCTTTATGGCCGAACAATCATGTGTCACCACTAGAGGACAGCACAGGTCCATCCAAATCACCAGTCAAGTCCTGTATACTAAAGAGAGAGACACTTGCAAAATCATTAGACATTTGGCACAGGTTGCTTGATAACATGATCGTTATAGCATATCATCATaggccattttaaaaatacatcatgATTATAGCAAGGTCTTAAACCAGTTATAAAATTATCTGCCAACAGCAAAAAAATCATTCTGCCAACCAAATAAAAGTTATGAAAGCTCGTAGTGATCCATGTAATCAgagataatgttttttttctaaacatgtATTTAACTGTCAATTTTAGACGTAAGTTCACCCATCTGTGATATAGCTTAATACACACTGAACCATGACATCGGGTCTGTAAGACAATTAAAATACAGATTTAAATAAACATCATATTAACTTCCACTAAGTTTAACATTATATAAACCTCCAACACtgacactaaaaataaaataaaacatgcattcACATAATAAAACATGATGTGAGTTCATCATGCAGTTTGGTCCAGTATTTGTGTAAACATAGGATAAACTGATTTGATTTAGATCAAATTCTTTATGGATTTGTTGTGATTTCTCAAGTAAAATCACATGGCAGACCTTAGTGACAATCATAAACCTTGTGTGTGATCTTCAATAAATGGGAGAGCGGAGTGTTTTCATGATTTAGGACAATTAAATTTACAGTACGAAAGAAATTATGTTCAGTTGACTGTATTGTTAAGTCCAGTGACTACGTCTCACCCACAGTATCGCATAAGTTCATCAAGACGCCATCAAATAACAGGTAGTGAATTACATTATGTTCAGCGTCTGgttgttattttgttattattttaattttttactatttattctgttacaactGCTAGCTATCAGGTTTAGTAGCTGTGAGTAAACACCTGATGTGAACATTAGCTAAGTTAGTTGCTAGCTAAGACTAGTAAAATTGTAGTTGTCATTAGCTTTAGCTGGTAAACTAGCTTACAGAAATCCAAACTGGCTACGAGCTACTTCCATATTTTCACACATATAGCTCAGAATctaataaaaataagttttgaaaatgattttcatttaaaatgacagaAAGTGTGACTAatcctgtttttttatttttcctatgGCAGTGGAGATTTTTAAAACCTGGTCTTAGTAGCCAAACCAAAGCTAGCGCATTCTCAGATGTCATTGGGTTTTACGTGAGGTAACAGTTAATGCGTGTATTCTATTCCAAAACACTTAAACTTACTGGCCCAGTGTGTCACTAGATAAACAGAATGTGGGAGGCTTCTCCAAAAAAAATAGGCTAAACGCTAAACTTGTCATGTGAAGGTTCATGTTTGAAATTGGCTGCTCAAGGTCAGCAAACAGCCATGGGTAATATTTAGCTCCCCAGATTCTGACAAGCAACTATTAAACCTTGAAAACTTCAAAAGTTGACTTTCAACTTTTAACTTGTAGGACAACGTCTTTCAGCTATCTAAAAAGGCAAAGCAAATAAACTAGAATCCAATATGTACTTTTCAACCAGCTAACGTTTGGGTGTAAGACTGTTGGCACAATAAAGATGTACAGTAGTGATGAATGTGCACTAGTCATATTGTCAAGTTGTTTGCGTTCTATTTAATGTTAATATAATCTTCTGTCTTTaaagacaaagaaacacaattatATTCAAATGTAAAAACTTCCTACGGTCTCTCATAGTACACAGTACATGAGCTCAACCAAGGTAAGAAATGTATGAAAGTAGTTTAGGGATATTTTTCACAGTGTGTGTCGATCATAGTTtgatgagttttttttttattattatttcatcaaAATCATAACCTAATCTGCTTTTAAATACATGGATGGAAACTCCCGCACTGAAATGTTCTGAAGAGCAATGGCAGCATGGCAGGACTGTCTCTTAACACACTCTTCCTATGGCACTTTACCCCAGTTTGTTTCCTCACAAGTAAAATTGTCtgtgaccttgttttttttttttttttttttgctgaggcAGGACGGCGTCCCAACCATAGTAATGTCAAAAGTGTTAAAGGGTTGAAGGGGCAGAGGGCAAAAAAAAGGCTCACAGGACAGACTCGATAGCTTCTGGCGTAGCGGCTAACGCTCTGTTTTGGTGCATGACGAGTGGCGAGGTTTCCTCTTCTGCCTGGACATTAGCCACCGCTTCCACGCGGACATCTGCCAGCTCCtccccctgctgctcctgctgtttcttCATTTCTAGTTGGTTGATGTGATGAAGGATTCCAGCGCCCAGAGCGTCACCTTCCACATTTACCACAGTTGTGGTCCGATCCCTGTGCACAAAGAGGGCATAAGAGACTTTTATTAGCACACAACAAATCCAGTTCCTCGTTATGATAACTCTGACTGAACCTTCTGCACTTCATTTTTGTTCCAGACATATGAGAACTAGCAGATGCCATGGAGAGAGTTACAGTAACCAGCCTTTTGCACCACTTGTGACCTGTTTATGTTCAACCTGACAACGTGTGTTATTTgttctcctcattgcagtggcgCTTGTGGAAATTGCAACAGACTTTATTTCTTTAAACGGCTTCCCTTTGATTCCTCCCCGTCGACTAGCCAGTTGGGAAACTCTGATCAAGTTTCACGATGGTGGGATACGTGACCAGTCATAGCTCCGTGTGTTCTCTAATATTAGAGTCACTGAGTCCACAGGCTTTACTCACACAATCCAGTCCACAGCCAGCATGAGGGACAGGTCGTTGGTCGGTAGGCCGATGGCCTCTAGGATGATGGCAATGGTGATGATCCCGCCGGCTGGGATGCCTGCTGCACCGACACTGGACGCTGTGGCTGTTACTCTGCAAAAAAGATGCCACTTATTACACACTTAATCTGTTTCCATCACTTAACAGTCAACTGTGACCACAAAGACGCAATGCCTCCTCCTTAGTACTCACAGAATGGTGAAGATCTGTCCTGCGTTCAGCTCAGCGTTGTTGAGTTGTGCGATGAAAACGGCCGCAATGCACTGGAAGATGGCCGCACCATCCATGTTAACCGTGGCCCCGATGGGAAGGATGAAACGGCTGATACGTTTATCCACTCCGTTGTTCTCTTCAACACACTTTATCATAGATGGAAGTGTTGCTGAActgtggagagaagaagagagatgATCCAGGGTGGTGTTGCTTGAATTGCCCCACTATGACAGCCATGCCTCAGCTGGCCTCGCTACACCAGTGTGTCTACAGGACTGCTGTATCTACAGGTCTGCTGAGATGCCACCTTACTGTATGACGTGTTAAAATACCTGGAGCAGGTGGCAAAGGCGGTGGTGAAGGGTGTGATGAGGCCAGACAGGAAACTATAGGGGTTCTTGCGGGTGAAGCCAAAGTAGATGAGAGGCAGAATGATGCCTCCATGAATGATGTGTCCCAGTATGGAAGCAAAGATGTACTTCCCCAGACTAGTGACCAGAAGAACCACATCTTCCATCTCCACAATCTTACTCCCAACCAGAAACATGATACCGAAAGGGATGtacctgtaaaataaatgtattattattgtgtgtgtaatattattattgttgaaAACGCTTTGAAATCTCAGCTGTACTCACCACATGATCCACGAAACCAACACCATGGTGGCCTCATTGAACGCATTGAAGAACCGAATCAGTTCCTCCCCTTCTTGTCCCAGTTTCTTCAGCGCCACACCAAACACCATGGCAAATAAGACCAAACCCAGGATGTTCATGCCCTCTGTTTCTGTACCAATAGGGacctaaaacacacagcagtctTGATAAGACCTTACTGTAACCAAGtctctttattttactttaacaTAGATTTTGATTTCAAGTTTTAGGTTTAAGCCCTGATCATAGTGTCCTTGAACAAGACTCTTTACACTAGCTCTCTGGGTGCCACACTGTGCCTGCCCACTGCCCCCTCAGGGTGTGGGTAAAAATGTCCAATTATTAGTTTTATACCTATTATGACACCTTTTACTACAGAGTGTGGATGCATACTGTATGCCTGCTGGCAGCTGAAGCACTGAGTGAACTGGATAATGGATAACAAATAGGGACATGGACAAATCCTGAGCTCAATCCCCTGCCATTGTCCTGAGCTCTCCCACAGCTCCACCAGCTTTATCCCCTGACCCTTGGGGGACTGTCCACCATGACCCATGACAGACAAATACCATGGACCAATGCCATTATCTCATCCTCTATATTAGTTCAGTGGGGACAAGCTGAGATGCAAAAGATTACTATGGTACAATCCAAATTTTACAAACTAGACAAGTCCTTTTACTGCATTAGGGCGTGCCGAGGTATAAGTCAAGGCAATTTTGAGTCACACACTAAGTATCGTCAGTCATTCATATTGTGCTTTGTTTGTAATCTtgccttgtcttgtcttgtcttgtcttgtctcgATCCCTCTGACAAACTAAAAAGCATTCATGTCTGCTGTCCAATATCCTCCACATGCCCAATTTAAAAGCCCTTAACCAGTCTGTGCCAAACTGGTTTATTGTGATAGTCTCTAATGTATATACTATAGTAATGATCCTGGGTTTTTTGTTATCATTTGCTTTGTAGTGTTTTATTGTAATGTTACTCTTAGTGTTTACACATTCTCAAACTGTCTACACTGTCTAGACTTGATTACTTTGTCGACTGAGGTCACTGTCCCAACAATGTCAGCGCTTTACCATCAACTTTGAACCTAAACCTTCCTAAAAAGGCCAGGGATCAGTCATTGCTTAACCACCTGTTAAATGTGGCAGAGACATGCAGATGATTGTGAATTAGGACGTTTGTAAGGTCTAAGGTTCTGGGTCGAGCAACGTTTGGCTTTAAGAACGTTTCCTCTTCGTACCTTCTGATAGAGAACGGTCCCATTGGTGTCGTTTCCCACAGCAACCATTTTGTAGTCAGTAGCAtactaaaacacaaagcaacaaaaaaagaGTTAATGTTGACTGCTTTGGATTCAAttcatttataatttatttgtagACAAAGTGTCAGCATACAAATAACTGCAAATGTAGTATTTCCCACTTATCCATACTTAATAAATTGGACATGAAATATCAgttcacatttattttgtttagcaGCCTTTAAACGTCAATAAAACACCATGTAGAGGTGAGAaactggagcctatcccagctgtctatgGGCGAAaggcagggtgcaccctggacaggttgccagtctaTCACGAACCACGCAAACACgtggagaacatgcaaactccacacagacaggCTGTCTTGCTGTGAGGAGCCAGTAAAAGATCATAATattcataatataataatattttttattagaGAATTACCTCAGTAATGGAAAAATTATAAGGGGCAGCAATATTAGAGAATAAAATACTGCACAACCCAAACTAATatcatgcattaaaaaaaataagaaaaagctTAAATGAAAATCTTAACACATATGTGACATGTGAAAATAAAAGGAATTAGGTTTATTGCAGCCTGTTGCTGGTTTTATTCTGGCTTTTAGCTTTAGAGGATAAAGTCGAACCTGCAAAAAcatggcctctctctctctgtttctgtctgtctctctctcccttttctttttaaacagcATACAAGTTTCCGGCAGCTACACAGACTCATACAGACTTTAAATGAGGCTTTGGGCCTTGATCCTGAAGCTTTCTTGGACACGCAGGGTCATGTAGTACAGAATACGCATAAACACATTGTCACACACATCAGTACAATAGATGTGTTTAAATGTCTGACTGAGTCATTTGGTGTAACTTTCCCTTCTACTCTGTTTCTTGATTTAATCCACACTTGGACTTCTTCCACAGGGGCTCTACTGAAGTATAGctgggggggtgagggggggtgaaCGTTGAACTCCATGAACTGGCTGCCCGGTGAAACTCTCTGTGAGAAGTCACTGGGTTGTTTTTGGGTTTATTATTAACCAACCTGATTTTAAACTAAGTTGAAGTCTCTTGATTTGattctgtctgcgtgtgtgtttaaacaGGGACGTATCTCACATGctcttgtgcatgtgtgaaccTTTCGAAGCAGAGCATCCCCAAATATTGAATTTTCCTGCCGCTGATTTCAGACTTAACAGATACGATGCTAATTCCAGGAAATGGAGTGTTCAAAAGCAGCGAAGCGAGGTAGGTTGCTAGGCTGGCTAGAATGGAATGGTCTCGCCATGGTAACGGCTGGTAAGAGACAAGGAAAAGGAGCGTTTGGGCAAGCCGGGGAGAGCGACTGGTCCCTATTCTCCTCATTAAGAGGCATTATGAGGCTTTCAGCACTGCACCCTGCATTTaaggctgctgtaaatgaacgtgGAGTGGCATCCGGGTTGTtagtaaaataaacacaagacaCTGGCAAagggagaaacagacagagagaagccATAAAACTGAGAATTGATGAGAAAATGAGGACAGTGCAGGTTGATGAAGTGAGGTGCCGGCACTCACAGAGCGGAAAGCAGCAGCCACCAAGTTCGCTGGAAATAAATTCctgagaaaggaaaagaaaaaaaatttagACTGACAGAAAATGTGTTTCTCATTTTACTTCATGTGCAATTTGAATCAAGCAACAACTGAATGGGCAACAGAAATATGCTGGTGAACCCAACGGAACAGTAAATTGTTCACAggtttgttttgcagtttgGCGTAATTCCTAGGATCTTCCATGAAGGCCACTAAATTCCCAGATAAGGCACCAGTTCTGATGCTGATCCAGTGAGTGGCTcccttttaaataaaacaaatcccaTCCAGTGtgtcaaataaaacagaacTGAAGGTTTGTGACCCAAAAAGTAAGGTCAACAAAGTTTAGCCCATCAGACACCACATCCATATATAATTATGTTGCACATGTTTCACTTTAAGCAGACAACACAAAATGTGCCTTCAAGACAATTCTGAAAGACTGTTGAAAAACCCAGTGATTCACACAAGGCCTAGGAATGTGTTTGCCTGCACCTAATATGTGAACGATGCTTCTCATTATTCAAAAACACTTGCTTTAAATGTGCATGATGACCAAGGATATAATTGTCTTCTTGTACCTTCCCAAACAAGTGAAAACATAAATGTGACTGTAGGCTTGTCTTACGCATCCACATGAAGTTTAATAACGTACAGTAATGAATCCAGTGTGTTAACTTATTTACCATATGACGGCTCAGTCAACTTTATTATGTGTATCTTGTCATTCAGTGTCCTCTCACCAGGAGAGCCAAGATTAACAAGGCAGAAACATTCTGCTGAACCTCttttttcaattattattaaCTCTGGTTCATTAAGACATTGCTTCACTGGAAAAcgcaaaaaatatatattatgcCTATCTATAAAACACACGTGAGGAAtcttatatactgtagcagctttTGAAGCAGCATTTTCAAAATAATCTCCCTGGTTAGAGTGATGAAGGCATCGAGACTGAACTGGTTCACCTTATTAAAGAAATCCTTGTCGTCGGGCCACTTTGCAGTATTTGGGCTGGAGGGAATCCTGTAGACTAAGTGACCTCATTGTTAAAAATGAGCCGTGACTGTTGGCCAATTAGACATTgcatcagctacagtatataactCAAGTAGATCTGaatggaggagcagcacagtAGTAGTGGTCAGCCAAACATCATACACATTCCTTTTAACGCAATACCGCAACAACCAGGGTTATCCAGCTCTTTGCTCTCTTGTTTTTTACAATATAGTGTTtctaaaatcaataaaacagaagcaaaacacTTTTTACTAAAACAGATTTCACCGTTTCCGTGTTTTGCTGTTCTCACAGAGTCCGAGTGGGTTTTCTGGACGTTCTCCAATGACACGCAGTTaggtcgactggagactctaaACAGCTGTAGGCgtgagagtgagagtgagtgactggctctgtgtgtggccctgtgaaGGACTGGTGGTGTAGCCTGACTCTCAACCAAACAATAGCTTGGATGTCAAGCTCCCATCTAAGAGGTTAAAGGAGTCCAGGAAGAACAGGTACTGTGCTTCTAGCTGTGTCATCACACTTTATGGGATTGTTCACTCAAATTACAGCCCAGGTTTTGGTCAGAATTATACACTTTATAA from the Betta splendens chromosome 15, fBetSpl5.4, whole genome shotgun sequence genome contains:
- the slc1a4 gene encoding neutral amino acid transporter A, with amino-acid sequence MDKKSEINGHAVASSASTDRILEKSAQRSFRERLAEFLRKNLLVIMTVSGVLVGVGLGMMVRNMNLTKAQMTYFAFPGEMLLRMLKMIILPLVVCSLISGAASLDTRSLGKLGGIAVGYFLVTTLIASAIGVALAFIIKPGVGAGALNTNNLGLESVSSNKETADSFLDLVRNLFPANLVAAAFRSYATDYKMVAVGNDTNGTVLYQKVPIGTETEGMNILGLVLFAMVFGVALKKLGQEGEELIRFFNAFNEATMVLVSWIMWYIPFGIMFLVGSKIVEMEDVVLLVTSLGKYIFASILGHIIHGGIILPLIYFGFTRKNPYSFLSGLITPFTTAFATCSSSATLPSMIKCVEENNGVDKRISRFILPIGATVNMDGAAIFQCIAAVFIAQLNNAELNAGQIFTILVTATASSVGAAGIPAGGIITIAIILEAIGLPTNDLSLMLAVDWIVDRTTTVVNVEGDALGAGILHHINQLEMKKQQEQQGEELADVRVEAVANVQAEEETSPLVMHQNRALAATPEAIESVL